The following nucleotide sequence is from Magnetococcus sp. PR-3.
GAACCAGATAGACAATCAACAAGCCTATGATCATCAAGGTCAGACCAGTTTGACGTAGCATGGCATCAGGCAGTGAAACCATACGTTCTACCCATGAACGCATCTGACCTGGTGCTAAAAAATAGGGGATGCCTTCAATGATAAAAACCAGCCCCAATGCGGTCAATAGATCGTTCACTGCATGTTCATTGGGTTTTTAGTGTTAAAGCCTTCCCCTTTTAAACCACTGAAGAAACCATCAGGAGGCATCACCAAGGTGGTGTTCCCTTCAAGAATGGACTTCTTGTAGGCATCCAGGGTACGGATAAAACGGTAAAACTCGGGGTCTAGGTTAAAGACCTCTGCATAGATATAGGCTGATTCAGCATCACCCTGACCACGCAACCCTTCAGAGGTTTCGTAAGCGTTAGCCAGAATAACTTCACGCTGACGGTCAGCTTCTGAACGAATACGTAGTGCATCTTCATCACCTTCAGCACGGTACTGCTTGGCTTGACGCTCACGTTCAGTCTGCATACGGGAGAAGACGGAATCTTCGTTCTGTTTGGGCAAGTCGGCTCGTTTGATACGCACATCAACGATCTCAATACCAAAACCACGCACGGTTCCATTCGCGGAAGTTGCGATATCATTCATCAGAATGGCCCGCTGACCCGCCACAATTTCCATCATATTATATTTACCCAACACCTCACGGAGGCTGGAGTCGATCACATCCCCAATACGTGAGGTCGCCGCAGAGATGGTACGCTGGGTTTGATAGAATTTGAGCGGATCAACAATACGCCAACGGGCATAGTTATCGACCTTTAGAGTTTTCTTATCCAGGGTTAACACATCCGACGGGCGCTGGTCCGTTGTCAGCAACCGCTTTTCCATACGCTTAACAGACTGCAAAAAAGGCAATTTAAAGTTCAAACCGGGCTCAGTAATCACCCGCTTGGGTTGCCCTAACTGAACCACCAAAGCCTGTTGGGTCTGGTGAATGGTAAAAACAGACTGAGAAAGAAACAACAGAATAGCCGCCAGTAACAACAGTATACCGGTCGACATATGATCTTTAAGCTGTGAAGTCATGATGCCCTCCTCATCGCTGAGCTGGTTGCGGTTTAGAGGTCCCGAAAATTCGAGAGTCTAAAGGCAGGTGGGGAAGCACACCTTTGGCGGCGTCTGGATCCAAGATCACCTTGTTTGCACGCGACATAACCTCTTCCATTGTTTCTAGGTAGAGACGTGTCCGTGTAACATCCTTGGCATCCCGATAAGCGGTATAGAGCGAATTAAAGCGAGCAACATCACCTTTAGCCCGTGCCACTTTAGACTGCTTGTAGGCTTCAGCTTCGTTAATCATACGAACAGCATCACCCTTGGCTTTAGGTAAGATATCTGCACGATAACCTTCAGCTTCGTTGGTTTTACGTACTTTATCTTCTCGAGCACTGGCCACATCTTTAAAGGATTGTACAACCTGATCTGGTGGTTGAACCTGTTTCAACTGCACCTTGGTGACCTCAAGCCCAGAGCGATATTTATCGAGAATCTCCTGAACAAGCACCTCGGTTTCGCTCTGAATACGCTCTTTACCACTGGTCAGAACTTCATCAATCTTGTTCTTACCAACGATCTCACGAATTGCCGCTTCTGCAGCACGACGAACCACCAGCGAAGGATCACCACGCTCATGCACGATCTTAAACAGATAGTCTGCAGCATCCTTAATTTTAAACTGAACGATCATGTTGATATCGACGATGTTTTCATCACCGGTCAACATTTTCGACTCATCCTTAGCACCACGTGAGCCCCTGAAGTTACTGGGCAAACCAACAGAAGTACTCTGAATGATCGTCACTTTAGGCTTGGCTTCAACAGTCTCGATCGGCCAAGGCAAATGGAGATGCGGACCAGGTTCTGTTGTTTCGACATATTTGCCAAAACGGGTAATAACTGCTTGCTCATCCAGTGCAACCACATAAATACCGGTGGCCATCCACCCAAGTATGACGACACCAAGGATAAACAGCAGGCTCATCTTTCCACCGGGAAGATTGCCACCACCACCACCACCAAATTTCTCTTTGGCAGCACGTAGAATCTGCTCCAGATCGGGCTGTTGCGGGTTTTGGGGACGCTGGCCCCAAGGACCTTGGTCTCCGCCGCTTCCGTTCCAGGACATATTAAGCTCCTTGCTATGAAGGTTTTTAAACGATTAAAAGAGACTGGAAAAGCATCCAGAATTTGTACCACCAAAGGAGCGATTATTTCCCAGCCTTGGTGGGATGTAAAGGGTTGTCTGCTGAAGCCAACCAGGAGAGGGCTGTGATAGCTGCTGTCTCCGTACGCAGGAGCCTTGGACCTAAATTTCGGGAGAGGATCTTGTTCTGCTTAAAATGCACCAGATCTTCTTGCCCCCACCCCCCTTCAGGACCAACGAATATCTCTATTCCACCACACAACCCAACCCCTTGAAGTGGCATCTCCCCACGGTCCAGATAGAAGCGGTTTGGGCACGCTGATAAGGTTATCGCCTGCTCAAGCGTAACCGGATCACCCACAGTGGGTAAAATAGCCCGCCGACACTGCCGCGCTGCACGGCGAATAATACGCCCCCATCCCCCTTGTTTTTTTAAAGAAGGGGCCTCTTCTTGGTAGGATTTTTCCGTCTTGATCGGATAAATCTCTGTCGCCCCAAGCTCTACAGCTTTTTCTATAATCCACAAAAACCGCTCCCGATTGGGCATCCCTTGCATCAACAGCCGTGGTGCCGGGGGTTCAGGTGAATAGGCCATGGTCTCAAACAGACGTACGGTTTTTTGCCCCGCTTCCAGACGTCCACGATAGAACTGCGAACCATAGTGGAAGGTAAATATCTCCCCCACTCGACCTTCCCACATGGCCAAGGCTTCATTGGCACTGGCATGTAAGGGGTAGCTGCGTTCCATGGCGGTGGGCGCTTCAGCCAGTTGGATTAGCGTTTTAAAGCCGAGATCTTGCGTTCGCAATGGTTGATCACCTCTGTCAGAACACCCCGTAAAATGGTAATTTCCCGCCGATCTAATGCAGCTCGATTAAAAAGAGCTTTTAAGGTACCCATCATCTGCTTATAGCGATCTGGTTGAATGAAATCAATCTGCATCAATACCGTTTGCAAATGTTCAAAAAAGCGTCCCATATCTTCTTGGGTCGCCAAGACATCATCACGATGTGGATCATGTACCGGGACCTCGCCTAACCCTTGCCCACCCATCAATTCATACGCAACAACCATGACCGCCTGAGAGAGGTTTAACGACCCCTTCTCACCCTGTGTCGGGATGGTACAGATCCAATGACACCGCTCTACATCAATCGTTTCAAGACCAGTCCGTTCGGTCCCAAAGAGAATACCCACACGACTTATAGGAGATTGATGGTTGGGATCCAGACGAACCCCTAATTCATGAGGGGTCATCACTTGATGCCGCTGCCCCCGTGCACGCCGAGTGACAGCAACCAAGTGGTTAAGGTCTGCCGTCGCCGCATCCAGGGAGTCATAAACCTGGATCGTCTCAACCAAATGGGCCGTACCCGCCGCCCAAGCTTCAACATCAGGGTGGGGGAAAAAACGCGGATTGACCAACCGCAAATGGGTAAAACCCATATTGGTCATCGCCCGTAGCGCCGCACCAATATTTCCGCCATGGGCGGGACGGTCCAAGATAAAAACAGGGCCTGAAAGCGGTTCAGTCATAGGGTCATTCATTTCAAAGTAAAGGTCAGAAAGGCATGAAGATACCAAACCTGGGCAACATCCCTCAAAAGAAAACGGGACGATCCAAAGATCATCCCGTTTTATACCCTAAAAGCCCCAACGGGCTCCTTGATTAATCTTCGTGCAGTAGACAATCCAGCCCAGCCTTACCACCTTTACGCTTACAGCGTGCAATCATCACTTTAGCTATGGACAGTGACATCCATAAGGCAAATAACGGCATAATGATCGAAAGCGCCACTTGCAGCATACCTAAGGCTGTTGCCCCATGATGATCAGAGGCTAACCCATCCATGGCCATGCGCGCACCAGTACTGGTGCCAACCCAAAACAGGCCGATAATCATCGCGGCCATAAACAGGGCACTCATTAATTTAAAAGCTTTCATAACCCATTACACCTTGTGGTTGATGCCCCCGACGCTGGCAACGCAGGTGACAGTGTGCATGCCAGCCCGCCATACTACACAACCTCATCTTTTTATAAAATAAAATAAAACTGTATAAGTGATTAATAAAAACTATCCAATCGTCGCCCTCAGAGGGGGGGCTTCACCACGTCATGTAGACTCTTTTTTTGTTTCATTATCCTAGAAATGGGTTTAGATGCAGAAGTGGATTTATCTGTAGATTCATGCAGATCTTGGATCCACGTTCCCATTGAGTCCGGATGAATTTCGCAGCTAAGTGCGTGCCCTAATAACATACGGGCCGTCTCTTTAGGGTAGTTGACCATGGCTTTGATCGGTAGTTCACTAAGCATTTGAGCCTCTCCCTCATGGGTTGCCGTGGTCACAATAACCGGATTATCACACACACGGGCAACCGCTTTACCCACCAGCCGTTTGCTCTTTTCATCACCAATGGTCAAAATAACCGCCGCCGCATCCCCAACACAGGCCATTTTTAATATATGCTCCTGCGCTGCATTACCAAAAATGACAGCATGCCCCCGATCCACCCCCTGCCCGACCAACGACTGTTGATGCTCAATACAGACATAGGGATACCCAGACTGATCGAGCTGTGCCACCACCTCCTGCCCAACCGGCCCATAACCACAAACCACCAGATGATTTTTCTCCAAAGTAATGGGAACACAGCGATCATAACCACAGACCACCAAGCGATTATGCTCATGACCTGCATGTGGAGTTACGGGATCATCTGCCCCAGCATCTTTGGCCAGATGACCCGCATCACGATGGATACCCCTTAAGATAAAAGGAGCGATCAACATGGAGCACACCAGGGTGGCAACGGTAAACTGATGCACCAATGG
It contains:
- a CDS encoding DUF2065 domain-containing protein gives rise to the protein MNDLLTALGLVFIIEGIPYFLAPGQMRSWVERMVSLPDAMLRQTGLTLMIIGLLIVYLVRA
- the hflC gene encoding protease modulator HflC, coding for MTSQLKDHMSTGILLLLAAILLFLSQSVFTIHQTQQALVVQLGQPKRVITEPGLNFKLPFLQSVKRMEKRLLTTDQRPSDVLTLDKKTLKVDNYARWRIVDPLKFYQTQRTISAATSRIGDVIDSSLREVLGKYNMMEIVAGQRAILMNDIATSANGTVRGFGIEIVDVRIKRADLPKQNEDSVFSRMQTERERQAKQYRAEGDEDALRIRSEADRQREVILANAYETSEGLRGQGDAESAYIYAEVFNLDPEFYRFIRTLDAYKKSILEGNTTLVMPPDGFFSGLKGEGFNTKNPMNMQ
- the hflK gene encoding FtsH protease activity modulator HflK produces the protein MSWNGSGGDQGPWGQRPQNPQQPDLEQILRAAKEKFGGGGGGNLPGGKMSLLFILGVVILGWMATGIYVVALDEQAVITRFGKYVETTEPGPHLHLPWPIETVEAKPKVTIIQSTSVGLPSNFRGSRGAKDESKMLTGDENIVDINMIVQFKIKDAADYLFKIVHERGDPSLVVRRAAEAAIREIVGKNKIDEVLTSGKERIQSETEVLVQEILDKYRSGLEVTKVQLKQVQPPDQVVQSFKDVASAREDKVRKTNEAEGYRADILPKAKGDAVRMINEAEAYKQSKVARAKGDVARFNSLYTAYRDAKDVTRTRLYLETMEEVMSRANKVILDPDAAKGVLPHLPLDSRIFGTSKPQPAQR
- a CDS encoding RsmE family RNA methyltransferase: MRTQDLGFKTLIQLAEAPTAMERSYPLHASANEALAMWEGRVGEIFTFHYGSQFYRGRLEAGQKTVRLFETMAYSPEPPAPRLLMQGMPNRERFLWIIEKAVELGATEIYPIKTEKSYQEEAPSLKKQGGWGRIIRRAARQCRRAILPTVGDPVTLEQAITLSACPNRFYLDRGEMPLQGVGLCGGIEIFVGPEGGWGQEDLVHFKQNKILSRNLGPRLLRTETAAITALSWLASADNPLHPTKAGK
- a CDS encoding RNA methyltransferase, producing the protein MTEPLSGPVFILDRPAHGGNIGAALRAMTNMGFTHLRLVNPRFFPHPDVEAWAAGTAHLVETIQVYDSLDAATADLNHLVAVTRRARGQRHQVMTPHELGVRLDPNHQSPISRVGILFGTERTGLETIDVERCHWICTIPTQGEKGSLNLSQAVMVVAYELMGGQGLGEVPVHDPHRDDVLATQEDMGRFFEHLQTVLMQIDFIQPDRYKQMMGTLKALFNRAALDRREITILRGVLTEVINHCERKISALKR